The DNA segment GCACAATAACAATCAGTTAGCGGGGTCACTGCAAGCCGAATTACAACCGAATCTACGTTATAACGTGGAGGCTCGGTTCAAACCTAATGCGGAATTTCCTACGGCTATGACATCTCAGCTTAAATGGCTTGGAAGTCCTAACAACAAGGGTGAATACTCATTTACTTATGCAGGTAAACTAAACTAACCTGTAGAATAAATATTTGATGCTCATTGTTACTGCTAAAATGAATATTACCGTTAAAATTAAGTTATCGAACAGACAAGGAGCAAGGGATGGCGAAAATTCAAAAGCCGAAAATATTAGCAGTTGAGACAGCCGCTAAATCGAAGTTATTCACTATTGAATCTCTTGACCTTGAATTTTCTAATGGGGTAAAGCGCACCTATGAGCGAATGCGCCGCAGTGGTCGTGAAGCGGTCATGATGGTACCCATTACGGAAAATGGTGATCTATTGCTCGTTAGAGAGTATGCCGCAGGCACCGAAGAATATGAACTTGGTTTTCCAAAAGGGCTTGTTGATTTAGGTGAAACACCGCAAGAGGCAGCGAATCGAGAACTAAAAGAAGAAATAGGTTTGGGTGGCACTGTTTTTACACCACTTAAAAAAGTGGTCTTAGCACCTTCTTATTTTTCAAGTGAAATGACTCTTTTTCTAGTCGAAGGTTTATATCCTGAAATGTTAGAAGGGGATGAGCCAGAACCCTTAGAATTGGTACGTTGGCCTTTGAATCAAGCAGATGAATTGCTATCCCATTTGGATTTTAGTGAAGCCAGAAGTATTGCAGCGCTCATGCTGGCTCAGCGTTACTTGGCGCAAGAAACATCACCGAATAAGACGAACTAGGAACTGACATGGCAACCTTTAACAAAGATCTATCTCACCTACTACCGTCGGTCATTGACGTTGCTAGAGCAGCAGGACAACTCATTTTAGATATTTATGAGAAAAAAGAGTACGAAGAATTCACCAAATCGGACTCGACGCCTGTAACCACTGCCGACTTAGCCGCGCACAAATTTATTGAAGAGAAATTATCTGAGCTAACACCTGATATCCCAGTATTATCCGAAGAAGCCGCAGATATAACACTAGAACAACGTGCTCACTGGAGTCGCTATTGGCTTGTGGACCCACTGGATGGAACCCAAGAATTTATCGCTCGAAGTGGTGACTTTGCGACAGTCATTGCATTGATAGAAAATAATAGACCAGTGATGGGGGTGGTTTACGGACCGGTTTCTGGCGTGACTTATTATGCCTACGAAGGTAAGGGTGCTTGGAAGATCCCGGATATGCATGAAAGTGTTCGTATAAAAACACTTACGCACGACGTTGGACAACAAACAATTGCAATTGCAATCAGTCGCCGTCAGGATATCAATAGAATCACTAACAAAATGTCGCCAGCATGGAATTATGATCTCATTCCTCTTGGATCGGCGGCGTTAAAAGCGTGCTTGGTTGCAGAAGGCGCAGTTGATTGTTACCTAAGACTTGGGCCAACAGGAGAATGGGATACCGCTGCGACTCAGTGTATTGTTCAGGAAGCAGGGGGCAGAATATTGAGTACTAAGCTGGAACCTCTTTCTTACAATGAAAGAGAAACCTTTGAGAACCCTAATTTTATCGTGTTAGGAGATGAGAATCTGCCTTGGGATGAAATCTTACAAATGAAAGATTAACAGACATTAAAAAGGACAGCGAATCGCTGTCCTTTTTGCATTCTAGAATAGAGATGATTTCGTAATTTACCGAAGCGGTGCTACGCGTAAATGAGAAATAAACTGCAACCAGTTAGTAATATGAGTGCTCGCCGCGTGCGTGTTCTGTTGCATCGCGAACGGCAGTCAATTCACCTTCAAATTGCTGTACTAGCTCTTTCTCTATGCCTTCTTTCAGCGTTACATCAACCATCGAACAGCCATTACAGCCGCCACCAAATTGAACTAGGGCAATTCCGTCTTCTGTGATTTCTACCAAGCTTACGTGACCACCGTGGCCTGC comes from the Vibrio sp. DW001 genome and includes:
- the nudE gene encoding ADP compounds hydrolase NudE → MAKIQKPKILAVETAAKSKLFTIESLDLEFSNGVKRTYERMRRSGREAVMMVPITENGDLLLVREYAAGTEEYELGFPKGLVDLGETPQEAANRELKEEIGLGGTVFTPLKKVVLAPSYFSSEMTLFLVEGLYPEMLEGDEPEPLELVRWPLNQADELLSHLDFSEARSIAALMLAQRYLAQETSPNKTN
- the cysQ gene encoding 3'(2'),5'-bisphosphate nucleotidase CysQ, giving the protein MATFNKDLSHLLPSVIDVARAAGQLILDIYEKKEYEEFTKSDSTPVTTADLAAHKFIEEKLSELTPDIPVLSEEAADITLEQRAHWSRYWLVDPLDGTQEFIARSGDFATVIALIENNRPVMGVVYGPVSGVTYYAYEGKGAWKIPDMHESVRIKTLTHDVGQQTIAIAISRRQDINRITNKMSPAWNYDLIPLGSAALKACLVAEGAVDCYLRLGPTGEWDTAATQCIVQEAGGRILSTKLEPLSYNERETFENPNFIVLGDENLPWDEILQMKD